A stretch of the Teretinema zuelzerae genome encodes the following:
- a CDS encoding metallophosphoesterase: MKYSEFHQFFRKFLSECPEEELDPARSYVFLSDLHMGNGGSRDDLVRHRALMENSLAKWYLEQNYILVLNGDIEDSNKFPLHSIRSAWKDLLEIFGEFAKRGNLRKIVGNHDYELLVERNYPWKLYEGLVFKFGSRKIFAFHGHQASNLYVAFDFLSRFLIRWFLRPLHIRNITVSRDSRRRFRTEKRIYRAALDSGIVAIAGHTHRPLFESMSKFDHLKLLLENLLSVYVNAPEEKKEELERQILLYRREMEELARVKEKKRKTQSLYGDGPFLLPCLFNSGSATSKNGFNALEIRNGIISLVYWTEGRDNRPYILEESRESGTVDGRFFRYTLQSDALEAVFTRLELLGDFPSGADEPGE, from the coding sequence ATGAAGTATTCAGAGTTTCATCAGTTTTTCCGCAAATTCTTGTCCGAGTGCCCGGAAGAAGAACTTGATCCGGCGCGATCCTACGTCTTTCTCAGCGACCTTCACATGGGGAACGGCGGCTCCCGCGACGACCTGGTCCGCCACCGGGCCCTGATGGAAAACTCGCTCGCGAAGTGGTACCTGGAACAGAACTACATACTGGTTTTGAACGGAGACATCGAGGACAGCAACAAATTCCCGCTCCACTCTATACGAAGCGCCTGGAAGGACCTCCTCGAGATATTCGGTGAGTTCGCGAAACGGGGAAATCTGCGAAAAATTGTCGGAAACCACGACTACGAGCTGTTGGTCGAAAGAAACTACCCATGGAAATTATATGAAGGACTGGTATTCAAGTTCGGCAGCCGTAAAATCTTCGCCTTCCACGGCCATCAGGCGTCGAACCTCTATGTGGCCTTCGACTTTCTCTCTCGCTTCCTTATACGCTGGTTCCTGCGCCCTCTGCACATCAGAAACATCACCGTTTCGCGCGATTCGCGCCGGCGCTTCAGAACCGAGAAACGCATCTACCGGGCGGCGCTTGACTCGGGAATCGTGGCGATAGCGGGACACACGCACCGGCCGCTGTTCGAGTCGATGTCGAAATTCGACCACCTGAAGCTCCTGCTTGAAAACCTCTTGAGCGTGTATGTGAACGCGCCGGAAGAGAAAAAAGAAGAACTCGAACGGCAGATTCTCCTGTACCGAAGGGAGATGGAGGAGCTTGCCCGCGTGAAGGAAAAAAAGAGGAAAACGCAGAGCCTGTACGGCGACGGACCATTCCTCCTGCCGTGCCTGTTCAATTCGGGAAGCGCGACGAGCAAAAACGGATTCAATGCGCTTGAAATCCGGAACGGGATCATTTCTCTGGTGTACTGGACAGAGGGTCGGGACAACAGACCGTATATTCTGGAAGAGAGCAGGGAAAGCGGAACGGTGGACGGAAGGTTTTTCCGCTACACTCTCCAGTCGGACGCCCTCGAGGCGGTATTCACCCGGCTCGAACTCCTGGGGGATTTTCCCTCCGGAGCCGACGAACCGGGAGAGTAA
- the ndk gene encoding nucleoside-diphosphate kinase, with protein MQRTFAMLKPGVLQRRIVGEVLARFERKGLKIVGMKILTIPPLLAATHYAEHKGKSFYDGLIQYIISGPVVAMVIEGDEAVQLVRKICGPTAVCESLPGTIRGDFCLHTNLNIIHSSDSPESAERELKLFFQPNEIVSWDDGNAAWY; from the coding sequence ATTCAAAGAACCTTTGCCATGCTGAAGCCGGGCGTGCTTCAGCGCAGGATCGTGGGCGAAGTGCTCGCGCGTTTCGAGCGGAAGGGCTTGAAGATCGTAGGAATGAAGATTCTTACCATTCCGCCCCTTCTCGCCGCGACTCATTACGCCGAGCACAAGGGAAAGAGCTTTTACGACGGTTTGATTCAGTACATCATTTCCGGTCCGGTCGTCGCTATGGTGATCGAAGGCGACGAAGCGGTCCAGCTGGTGCGTAAAATATGCGGGCCGACCGCCGTCTGCGAATCGCTTCCGGGAACCATCCGGGGGGATTTTTGTTTGCATACGAACTTGAATATCATCCATTCCTCAGACTCTCCCGAGAGCGCGGAACGCGAATTGAAGCTGTTCTTCCAGCCGAATGAAATCGTCTCCTGGGATGACGGAAACGCGGCGTGGTATTGA
- a CDS encoding DMT family transporter, producing the protein MMRETRGSAIGSLVLCAALWSTAGILIKLVQWDAFAIAGGRSLFGFVTMLILLKRPKFTFSANQILAAFSYSATMILFVTANKLTTSANAVLLQYVEPVYIILLGLWLLPDEKVTRFDWFAVAAVLGGMVLFFFDDLAPGSALGNALAIASGVTFAMTAVFMRRQQNERPADSFMLAHLITFAVSLPFMIRSGPPDGAGLLGLALLGVFQMGIPSILYSRGICGVSAVSCSLITMIEPVMNPVWVALFWGELPGTRAVAGGAIILGAIAARTVLKARRI; encoded by the coding sequence ATGATGCGTGAGACAAGGGGGTCCGCGATCGGATCCCTCGTCCTCTGCGCGGCTCTCTGGAGCACCGCGGGGATTTTAATAAAACTCGTCCAATGGGACGCGTTCGCGATAGCCGGCGGACGGAGCCTGTTCGGCTTCGTCACCATGCTCATTTTGCTGAAGCGCCCGAAATTCACGTTTTCCGCGAACCAGATCCTCGCCGCTTTTTCGTACAGCGCCACCATGATCCTCTTCGTTACGGCGAACAAGCTGACGACTTCCGCGAACGCGGTGCTGCTGCAGTATGTGGAACCGGTGTACATCATCCTGCTCGGCCTCTGGCTGCTGCCCGACGAAAAAGTTACCCGCTTCGACTGGTTCGCCGTAGCCGCGGTGCTCGGCGGCATGGTGCTCTTCTTTTTCGACGATCTCGCTCCCGGTTCCGCCCTCGGCAACGCGCTCGCGATCGCGTCGGGAGTAACCTTCGCCATGACGGCGGTTTTCATGCGCCGCCAGCAAAACGAACGGCCCGCCGATTCATTCATGCTGGCGCATCTGATCACCTTCGCGGTGTCGCTTCCGTTCATGATCCGTTCCGGCCCTCCCGACGGCGCCGGACTGCTCGGCCTCGCCCTGCTCGGCGTTTTTCAGATGGGAATTCCCTCCATTTTGTACTCGCGCGGAATATGCGGCGTATCGGCCGTTTCCTGCTCCCTGATCACCATGATCGAACCGGTTATGAACCCGGTGTGGGTGGCCCTGTTCTGGGGCGAATTGCCGGGTACCCGCGCGGTTGCCGGCGGCGCGATCATTCTGGGCGCCATCGCGGCCCGGACGGTTCTCAAAGCGCGCAGAATATAA
- a CDS encoding NAD(P)-dependent malic enzyme, with translation MKLEPTLNNLSDVFPADFSEAEKAQAKTLFLKRLSLLAHRFYGGKMQTVPKCGLSGFNWFNVWYTPGVSAVSTAIRDDNDESFTLSNRGNLVAVVSNSTRVLGDGDCTPPGGLGVMEGKAMLMKYLGGVDSIALCVDSKVRADEAEKKGMKAGSQDPDKIIEFVRMLQPSVGAVNLEDISQPDCFKVLDELREVCDIPVWHDDAQGTACITLAGLLNALKLAGKTLSQAKIVLLGAGASNTTIARLILADGGDPAKMIICDSRGPLHAGRVDVEKDTRYYRKWELCLSTNPARVSSIEEAVKGADVLIALSTPGPGTVRKEWVASMAEKSIVFACANPVPEIWPHEAKEAGAFIVATGRGDFPNQVNNSVCFPGILKGALLVRSRKITDSMAIACAHSIADYSEKKGIDTEHIVVTMEDTEVFAVEAADVAMKAIEEGVARVTMSWDEVHDRARADIDAARSVSRMLENSGAVPQVPQDLLDEALEYALSAARSARALK, from the coding sequence ATGAAACTCGAACCAACCCTGAATAATCTTTCCGATGTATTTCCGGCGGACTTTTCCGAGGCTGAAAAAGCCCAGGCAAAAACCCTGTTCCTGAAGCGGCTATCCCTGCTGGCTCACCGTTTTTACGGCGGGAAGATGCAAACCGTTCCCAAATGCGGGCTTTCAGGATTCAACTGGTTCAACGTCTGGTACACCCCCGGAGTTTCCGCCGTCTCTACGGCGATCCGCGACGACAACGACGAATCCTTCACTCTTTCGAACCGCGGCAACCTCGTCGCGGTCGTCAGCAACTCGACCCGCGTGCTCGGCGACGGCGACTGCACTCCGCCCGGCGGACTCGGCGTTATGGAAGGCAAGGCGATGCTGATGAAATACCTCGGCGGCGTCGATTCCATCGCGCTCTGCGTCGATTCGAAGGTGCGTGCAGACGAAGCCGAAAAAAAGGGCATGAAGGCGGGCTCCCAGGATCCCGATAAAATCATCGAATTCGTGCGCATGCTCCAGCCGTCGGTCGGAGCGGTCAATCTCGAGGACATCAGCCAGCCGGATTGCTTCAAGGTGCTCGACGAGCTCCGCGAAGTCTGCGACATTCCCGTGTGGCACGACGACGCTCAGGGAACCGCCTGCATCACGCTCGCCGGCCTTTTAAACGCCCTCAAGCTCGCGGGTAAAACCCTCTCCCAGGCGAAAATCGTCCTCCTCGGAGCGGGAGCCTCCAACACTACCATCGCCCGCCTCATCCTCGCGGACGGCGGGGACCCCGCTAAAATGATTATCTGCGACTCCCGCGGACCGCTCCATGCCGGCCGCGTCGACGTAGAAAAAGACACGCGCTACTACCGGAAGTGGGAACTCTGCCTCTCCACCAACCCCGCTCGCGTTTCTTCGATAGAAGAAGCGGTGAAGGGCGCCGACGTGCTCATCGCGCTTTCAACTCCCGGACCGGGAACCGTGCGCAAGGAGTGGGTCGCTTCGATGGCCGAGAAATCCATCGTGTTCGCCTGCGCGAATCCAGTTCCGGAAATTTGGCCGCACGAGGCCAAGGAAGCGGGCGCATTCATCGTCGCCACCGGCCGCGGGGACTTCCCGAACCAGGTGAACAACTCGGTGTGCTTCCCCGGAATCCTCAAAGGGGCGCTGCTGGTTCGCAGCCGCAAAATCACCGATTCAATGGCAATCGCCTGCGCGCATTCGATCGCCGATTATTCGGAGAAAAAGGGCATAGACACAGAGCATATCGTAGTGACCATGGAGGACACGGAAGTGTTCGCCGTGGAAGCGGCCGACGTCGCCATGAAGGCGATCGAAGAGGGCGTCGCACGCGTAACGATGAGCTGGGACGAGGTGCACGACCGCGCCCGCGCCGATATCGACGCCGCCCGCTCGGTGAGCCGCATGCTCGAAAACTCCGGCGCCGTTCCCCAGGTTCCGCAGGATCTTCTGGACGAGGCTCTCGAGTACGCTCTTTCCGCGGCCCGTTCGGCCCGGGCTTTGAAGTAA
- the amrS gene encoding AmmeMemoRadiSam system radical SAM enzyme, which translates to MNGDSAHRSCSWQETLPDGTVECSLCPRRCRIPPGSAGFCGVRFNRSGDLEPLGYGRVSALALDPIEKKPLARFYPGSKILSAGSWGCNLECRFCQNHAISRDWIEAQEDEGFAAPIIPGSTRLSPGDLVSEALALQSRGNIGLAFTYNEPVVNFEYVRDSAVLAREKGLQVVLVTNGYINPEPLAEILPLVDAMNIDLKAFSDSFYRFICRGALSPVKKTIEAVARSSPRCHLELTTLVIPGHNSDPEEIRALSAWVASLGSGIPLHLNRHHPDWKMAAPGSIEAPALMALADIARENLRYVYCGNI; encoded by the coding sequence ATGAACGGCGACAGCGCGCATCGATCCTGCTCCTGGCAGGAAACCCTTCCGGACGGTACCGTGGAATGCTCTCTGTGTCCGCGCCGCTGCAGGATTCCTCCCGGTTCGGCCGGGTTCTGCGGCGTGCGCTTCAACCGGTCGGGGGATTTGGAGCCGCTCGGCTACGGCCGCGTATCGGCGCTCGCCCTCGATCCTATAGAAAAGAAGCCGTTGGCCCGGTTCTACCCGGGATCGAAAATACTTTCGGCAGGCTCGTGGGGATGCAATCTTGAGTGCCGTTTTTGCCAGAATCACGCGATTTCGCGGGATTGGATAGAGGCTCAGGAAGATGAAGGATTCGCTGCTCCGATCATTCCCGGGTCGACGAGGCTCAGTCCCGGCGATCTAGTTTCCGAGGCTCTCGCGCTTCAATCCCGGGGAAACATCGGGCTTGCCTTCACGTATAACGAGCCGGTCGTCAATTTCGAATATGTCAGGGATTCGGCGGTGTTAGCCCGCGAAAAGGGGCTTCAGGTTGTTCTCGTGACGAACGGCTACATAAATCCGGAGCCGCTTGCCGAAATTCTTCCCCTGGTAGACGCGATGAATATCGATCTCAAGGCTTTTTCCGATTCGTTTTATCGGTTTATATGCCGGGGAGCGCTGTCTCCGGTGAAAAAGACCATCGAAGCGGTCGCCCGTTCGTCTCCGCGCTGCCATCTGGAGCTGACGACCCTGGTTATCCCCGGACACAACTCGGATCCCGAGGAGATACGCGCGCTTTCGGCCTGGGTCGCCTCTCTCGGGAGCGGCATACCTCTCCATCTCAACCGCCATCATCCGGATTGGAAGATGGCCGCTCCGGGAAGCATAGAGGCTCCAGCTCTGATGGCTCTCGCGGACATTGCCCGCGAGAACCTGCGCTACGTATACTGCGGAAACATCTAG
- a CDS encoding NAD(P)H-dependent glycerol-3-phosphate dehydrogenase yields the protein MSQKIGIIGAGAWGTAMGISLAKKGQEVELWALEADVVESINTVHENKKFLPGFIAPENLTASADIKKVASGKDFLILASPSLYLARTMKGLLDVPNIADGSTCIGILTKGFIPSEGSPKLILETLEGVLPESYKKNLVYIAGPSHAEEVAMGKVTGLVAACENPRNSIRFREALRSKGLLVYSSFDVIGVQICAAAKNVVAVAFGCLDAIAEKSDVFGDNTESLLLAAGLNEIQIIGRAMGATHPETFTSISGVGDLDVTCRSKYGRNRRFGHDIIQKNILDKFSDLDDLIARISEIGYLPEGAVACKYVHQIAQERNLRLPICNGLFRILNKEMQPAQFIQEILDGMEI from the coding sequence ATGAGCCAAAAAATCGGAATTATCGGCGCGGGCGCCTGGGGTACCGCCATGGGCATCTCCCTGGCGAAAAAGGGCCAGGAAGTTGAATTGTGGGCTCTTGAAGCCGACGTCGTCGAGTCTATCAATACTGTTCACGAAAACAAGAAATTCCTCCCCGGATTTATCGCTCCGGAAAATCTGACGGCCTCCGCCGACATCAAGAAAGTCGCCTCCGGGAAGGACTTTCTCATCCTGGCGAGCCCGTCGCTCTATCTCGCGAGAACCATGAAAGGGCTGTTGGATGTTCCGAACATCGCGGACGGCTCTACCTGCATCGGCATCCTCACCAAGGGCTTCATTCCCTCGGAGGGATCTCCCAAGCTCATTCTCGAAACGCTCGAGGGCGTCCTCCCCGAATCCTACAAGAAGAATCTGGTGTACATCGCCGGTCCGAGCCACGCCGAGGAAGTCGCGATGGGCAAGGTTACCGGCCTCGTCGCCGCCTGCGAAAATCCCCGCAATTCGATCCGCTTTCGAGAGGCGCTCCGCTCGAAGGGCCTCCTGGTGTATTCCAGCTTCGACGTCATCGGCGTGCAGATCTGCGCCGCCGCGAAAAACGTGGTCGCGGTGGCCTTCGGCTGTCTGGACGCGATCGCGGAAAAGTCCGACGTTTTCGGCGACAACACCGAGTCCCTCCTTTTAGCTGCCGGCCTGAACGAAATTCAGATCATCGGCCGGGCGATGGGCGCGACCCATCCTGAAACCTTTACTTCCATTTCGGGTGTCGGCGACCTCGACGTTACCTGCCGCAGCAAATACGGAAGAAACCGCCGATTCGGGCACGACATCATCCAGAAAAACATTCTCGACAAGTTCTCCGATCTCGACGATCTTATCGCCCGCATTTCAGAAATCGGCTACCTCCCGGAAGGAGCGGTCGCCTGCAAATACGTGCATCAGATCGCGCAGGAGCGGAACCTCCGCCTCCCGATCTGCAACGGCCTGTTCCGTATTTTGAACAAGGAAATGCAGCCTGCCCAGTTCATCCAGGAAATTCTCGACGGAATGGAGATTTAA
- the amrA gene encoding AmmeMemoRadiSam system protein A, translating to MKDRVDDRNGRISAVFLFPHPPVILREIGNGREEAARATIDACRKAAGIAASLDTETIVIISPHAPRFSDWIFAYDNRILSGTFERFGAPALALSAFQDTEYLRECVGEFRSLGIASGWPGQELMDRIDGGASLDHGVLVPLYWLRKACPSAALVAIAPAFGTPRQVWKAGSALAAAARSAGRRVCVIASGDLSHKVSAESPYGMAAEGEQFDRLVTGAFESGDFSRLLDLPSSFREAAAECGLDSLLTALGALYADNGLSPSDSLPQGLRSTLSSYEAPFGIGYAVAGICLSSASCSDPVRIARTTIESFVRTGNCPDPSAFLKLEKREFPARAGCFVSLKKDGALRGCIGTISPVRETLQSEIMRNAVSACSEDPRFDPVRPEELAELEISVDILSEPEKIASRSQLDPSRYGVIVSSGYKRGLLLPDLEGVDTVEEQLAIACRKAGIGPDEHFDMERFTVERHR from the coding sequence ATGAAAGATCGTGTCGACGACCGTAACGGCCGCATAAGCGCAGTATTTCTCTTCCCTCATCCTCCGGTGATCCTGCGGGAGATCGGCAACGGCCGGGAAGAAGCGGCCCGGGCGACCATCGACGCATGCCGCAAGGCGGCGGGCATTGCGGCATCTCTTGATACTGAAACGATCGTCATTATTTCCCCGCACGCTCCCCGGTTTTCCGACTGGATTTTCGCCTACGACAACAGGATCCTTTCGGGCACCTTCGAGCGCTTCGGCGCTCCCGCGCTCGCTCTTTCGGCGTTTCAGGACACCGAGTATCTTCGCGAGTGCGTCGGGGAATTCCGGTCGCTCGGCATCGCCTCCGGCTGGCCCGGGCAGGAATTGATGGACCGGATAGACGGAGGGGCGTCTCTCGATCACGGAGTTCTGGTTCCGCTGTACTGGCTCAGGAAGGCCTGCCCCTCGGCCGCCCTTGTCGCGATCGCTCCGGCCTTCGGCACGCCCCGGCAGGTTTGGAAGGCCGGAAGCGCTCTCGCGGCCGCCGCCCGTTCGGCCGGAAGGCGGGTATGCGTCATAGCGAGCGGCGATCTTTCGCACAAGGTTTCCGCGGAAAGCCCGTACGGCATGGCAGCCGAAGGCGAGCAATTCGACCGGCTCGTAACCGGCGCCTTCGAGTCGGGCGACTTTTCCCGGCTTCTTGATCTCCCCTCGTCTTTCCGGGAAGCGGCGGCCGAATGCGGGCTTGATTCCCTTCTCACGGCTCTCGGAGCCCTCTATGCCGACAACGGACTTTCGCCCTCCGATTCGCTCCCTCAAGGCCTGCGCTCGACGCTGTCATCCTACGAAGCGCCCTTCGGCATCGGCTATGCCGTAGCCGGGATTTGCCTGTCTTCAGCAAGCTGTTCGGATCCTGTCCGCATTGCCCGGACGACCATAGAATCCTTTGTGCGCACGGGGAATTGCCCCGACCCCTCGGCCTTTCTGAAACTTGAGAAGAGAGAATTTCCGGCGCGGGCCGGCTGCTTCGTGTCGCTGAAAAAAGACGGAGCCCTGCGCGGCTGCATCGGCACTATTTCGCCCGTACGCGAGACCCTTCAATCCGAAATAATGCGAAACGCGGTCTCCGCGTGCTCGGAGGATCCCCGCTTCGATCCAGTGCGGCCGGAAGAGCTTGCCGAGCTGGAAATCAGCGTAGATATTCTGTCCGAACCCGAAAAAATCGCTTCGCGTTCTCAGCTCGATCCGTCCCGCTACGGAGTAATCGTGTCTTCAGGCTATAAACGCGGTCTTCTGCTCCCCGATCTCGAAGGAGTCGACACAGTCGAGGAACAGCTGGCGATCGCGTGCCGGAAGGCGGGAATCGGGCCGGACGAGCACTTCGATATGGAGCGCTTCACCGTTGAGAGGCATCGCTGA
- a CDS encoding GGDEF domain-containing protein, with the protein MTGSSDILAQFNRLEQAGAIDTLGELRRENRELDRIITDAALMVSYTDVNSMLSFVIGRLLDHFIPQFLAFLVHPPRGEKLRQYCYRNLKESEDMIDPLYYNLMKERFTRNPAPATFAEIAEELGQDLFGDDIRSLGPDQIYPMAGIGGVWGIVILGKKVVGDSWTELEMKYLDRMFRFLSVSMQNGLHYESSITDPKTGLFTHDYFVRHLDETVALCQRHKRTAGILMMDVDHFKKFNDTWGHVTGDVVLMRMAKVLKQTTRAEDCVARFGGEEFSVLISECTTEGLMTAAERIRTAVEALRIHVDGQVLSVTISIGARLIEPAGDTGSLMLIGDADKALYVSKSEGRNRSSLYMSGLLDRADYIRTFKNTI; encoded by the coding sequence ATGACCGGCTCATCAGATATTCTTGCTCAATTCAACCGCCTCGAACAGGCCGGAGCGATAGACACCCTCGGGGAACTCCGCAGGGAGAACAGAGAGCTCGACCGCATCATCACCGACGCGGCGCTCATGGTTTCCTACACCGACGTAAACTCCATGCTTTCGTTCGTCATCGGCCGCCTGCTCGACCACTTCATACCCCAGTTTCTGGCCTTTCTGGTCCATCCTCCCCGGGGCGAAAAGCTGAGGCAATACTGCTACCGCAATCTGAAAGAAAGCGAGGATATGATAGATCCCCTGTACTACAATCTCATGAAGGAACGCTTCACGAGGAACCCGGCGCCGGCTACCTTCGCTGAAATCGCGGAGGAATTGGGGCAGGACCTCTTCGGAGACGATATCCGCTCCCTCGGCCCCGATCAGATTTACCCGATGGCCGGCATCGGCGGAGTCTGGGGCATCGTCATCCTGGGAAAAAAGGTCGTGGGAGACTCGTGGACGGAGCTCGAGATGAAATATCTCGATCGCATGTTCCGCTTCCTTTCGGTTTCAATGCAGAACGGGCTTCATTACGAAAGCTCGATAACCGATCCGAAAACCGGCCTGTTCACCCATGATTACTTTGTGCGCCATCTCGATGAAACCGTCGCCCTGTGCCAGCGCCATAAACGAACCGCCGGCATTCTGATGATGGACGTGGATCATTTCAAGAAATTCAACGACACCTGGGGCCATGTAACCGGCGACGTCGTTCTCATGCGGATGGCGAAAGTTCTCAAGCAAACGACCCGGGCAGAAGACTGCGTAGCCCGCTTCGGCGGAGAAGAGTTCTCCGTGCTGATCTCCGAATGCACCACCGAAGGCCTCATGACCGCGGCGGAGCGCATCAGGACAGCCGTGGAAGCCCTGCGCATCCATGTGGACGGCCAGGTTCTTTCGGTTACCATCAGCATCGGCGCGAGGCTGATAGAGCCTGCGGGCGACACCGGATCGCTCATGCTCATCGGGGACGCGGACAAGGCCCTCTACGTATCGAAGTCAGAAGGACGGAACCGCTCGAGCCTCTACATGAGCGGGCTGCTCGACCGGGCAGACTACATCAGGACCTTCAAGAATACTATTTGA
- the ffh gene encoding signal recognition particle protein: MLEKVTTAFSDIFRKIGGKASITEKNIEDAVEEIKMALLDADVNLRVVRRFVNATIEEAKGEKVLRAVDPGQQFVKIVHDRMVALLGDSKTDLRLKGPDTQSVILFLGLQGSGKTTSAAKLAARLLKEGRKPLLAACDLVRPAAVEQLSILGEKIGVAVYREDTKDAVKVAKNALAFAKKNGHDVLIVDTAGRLQIDEAMMDEIGRIKKAVDPVETLLVADSMTGQNAVEIAKSFDEQVGLSGVILTKFDSDARGGAALSLKTITGKPILFVGVGEKTEDLEPFYPERIASRILGMGDIVSLVEKAQETMDLEEAARLQKKMASENFTLQDMLDQFEQMGKMGSIQSMLDMLPGMAGQISEADINTQAMKAQKAIIQSMTKKERNNHLIIGPSRRKRIAKGSGTSVAEVNKLLKQFEKTRLTMRKFAKNKGLAQKLMNQMGGMGGFPGMGSR, from the coding sequence ATGCTCGAAAAAGTCACCACCGCGTTCAGCGATATTTTCAGAAAGATCGGCGGCAAGGCTTCCATCACGGAAAAAAATATCGAGGACGCGGTTGAAGAAATAAAAATGGCTCTTCTCGACGCGGACGTAAATCTCCGCGTCGTGCGCCGGTTCGTCAACGCGACCATCGAAGAAGCCAAGGGCGAAAAGGTTCTGCGCGCCGTCGATCCGGGCCAGCAGTTCGTTAAAATCGTCCACGACCGCATGGTCGCCCTCCTGGGAGATTCGAAAACCGATCTCCGTCTGAAGGGTCCGGACACCCAATCCGTCATCCTCTTTCTGGGCCTCCAGGGCTCCGGAAAGACAACCAGCGCCGCGAAGCTCGCCGCCCGCCTTTTAAAAGAGGGCAGGAAGCCCCTGCTCGCCGCGTGCGACCTGGTCCGCCCCGCCGCCGTCGAACAGCTTTCGATACTCGGAGAGAAGATCGGCGTCGCCGTCTACCGCGAGGACACGAAGGACGCGGTGAAGGTCGCGAAGAACGCTCTCGCCTTCGCAAAGAAGAACGGCCACGACGTTCTGATCGTCGATACCGCCGGCCGCCTCCAGATCGACGAAGCGATGATGGACGAGATCGGCCGCATCAAGAAAGCGGTTGATCCTGTGGAAACCCTTCTGGTCGCGGACTCCATGACCGGCCAGAACGCCGTCGAAATCGCGAAATCCTTCGACGAACAGGTGGGGCTCTCCGGCGTCATCCTGACCAAATTCGATTCAGACGCCCGGGGCGGCGCCGCCTTGTCGCTTAAAACCATCACCGGCAAGCCCATCCTTTTCGTCGGCGTCGGCGAAAAAACCGAGGACCTCGAACCCTTTTATCCCGAGCGCATCGCGAGCCGCATCCTCGGCATGGGCGACATCGTCAGCCTGGTCGAAAAAGCCCAGGAGACGATGGACCTCGAGGAAGCCGCCCGTCTTCAAAAGAAGATGGCGAGCGAGAATTTCACCCTGCAGGACATGCTCGACCAGTTCGAGCAGATGGGCAAGATGGGTTCGATCCAGTCTATGCTCGATATGCTTCCCGGCATGGCCGGCCAGATCAGCGAAGCCGACATCAACACGCAGGCGATGAAGGCCCAGAAAGCGATCATCCAGTCCATGACGAAAAAAGAACGCAACAATCACCTGATCATCGGGCCTTCCCGGCGTAAACGCATCGCCAAGGGCTCGGGAACCTCGGTCGCGGAAGTGAATAAATTGTTGAAGCAGTTCGAAAAGACCCGCCTTACCATGCGAAAGTTCGCCAAGAACAAGGGCCTCGCGCAGAAGCTCATGAATCAGATGGGCGGAATGGGCGGTTTTCCGGGCATGGGCAGCCGGTAA